The following proteins are co-located in the Malus sylvestris chromosome 13, drMalSylv7.2, whole genome shotgun sequence genome:
- the LOC126595843 gene encoding glycine-rich cell wall structural protein-like isoform X44: MFIKPNSSRSPLPIYRSLFNLFIIWGNMGKYSKYVGLFAVMFVVVLAIVECRKIEKETFSEGLGGGLGGGAGGGGGIGGGGGGFGGGAGGGGGGGVGGGSGGGVGGGGGKGGGVGGGSGGGAGGGSGGGVGGGKGGGVGGGSGGGVGGGAGGGGGVGGGAGGGGGVGGGVGGGRGGGVGGGVGGGRGGGVGGGVGGGKGGGGGVGEGAGGGKGGGGGVGGGAGGGKGGGGGVGGGAGGGKGGGGGVGGGAGGGIGGGRGGGVGGGVGGGGGVGGGAGGGKGGGGGVGGGAGGGIGGGIGGGAGGGVDGGGGSGGGVGGGGGVGGGAGGGFGGGVGGGVGGVGGGGGAGGGAGGGFGGGAGGGVGGGVGGGAGGGIGGGY; the protein is encoded by the exons ATGTTTATCAAACCAAACAGTTCACGATCCCCGCTTCCTATATATCGATCTCTCTTTAACTTATTTATTATTTGGGGAAACATGGGGAAGTATTCTAAGTATGTTGGGTTGTTTGCTGTGATGTTTGTAGTGGTGCTAGCAATAGTTGAGTGTCGTAAGATTGAGAAAGAAACATTTTCAGAAGGCCTAGGAGGTGGTTTGGGTGGTGGGGCTGGCGGAGGTGGTGGAattggaggtggaggtggtggaTTTGGAGGTGGTGCTGGGGGTGGTGGAGGAGGTGGAGTTGGTGGTGGAAGTGGAGGTGGTGTTGGTGGGGGAGGTGGCAAAGGTGGCGGCGTAGGAGGTGGATCCGGGGGTGGTGCTGGAGGTGGAAGTGGAGGTGGTGTTGGTGGTGGCAAAGGCGGCGGTGTAGGAGGTGGATCTGGGGGTGGTGTTGGAGGAGGAGCTGGCGGAGGAGGTGGTGTTGGAGGCGGAGCTGGTGGGGGAGGTGGTGTTGGAGGCGGTGTTGGTGGTGGAAGAGGGGGTGGTGTCGGAGGCGGAGTTGGTGGTGGAAGAGGAGGTGGTGTAGGCGGAGGTGTTGGCGGGGGCAAAGGTGGGGGAGGTGGTGTCGGCGAAGGTGCTGGTGGAGGCAAAGGTGGCGGAGGTGGTGTAGGCGGAG GTGCTGGCGGGGGCAAAGGTGGGGGAGGTGGTGTAGGTGGAG GTGCTGGTGGAGGCAAAGGTGGAGGAGGTGGTGTAGGCGGAGGTGCTGGTGGAGGCATTGGGGGCGGCAGAGGTGGTGGTGTTGGAGGAGGAGTTGGCGGTGGAGGTGGTGTAGGTGGAGGTGCCGGTGGAGGCAAAGGTGGGGGAGGTGGTGTAGGCGGAGGTGCTGGTGGAGGCATTGGGGGAGGCATAGGTGGTGGTGCTGGAGGAGGAGTTGACGGCGGAGGTGGTTCTGGAGGAGGAGTTGGCGGTGGAGGTGGTGTAGGTGGAGGTGCTGGTGGAGGTTTTGGGGGTGGTGTAGGTGGTGGTGTTGGAGGAGTTGGCGGCGGAGGTGGTGCCGGTGGAGGTGCTGGTGGAGGCTTTGGTGGTGGTGCAGGTGGTGGTGTTGGAGGAGGAGTTGGTGGCGGTGCTGGTGGAGGAATTGGTGGTGGATATTAA
- the LOC126595843 gene encoding glycine-rich cell wall structural protein-like isoform X11, which produces MPACTTINIRCSSPMFIKPNSSRSPLPIYRSLFNLFIIWGNMGKYSKYVGLFAVMFVVVLAIVECRKIEKETFSEGLGGGLGGGAGGGGGIGGGGGGFGGGAGGGGGGGVGGGSGGGVGGGGGKGGGVGGGSGGGAGGGSGGGVGGGKGGGVGGGSGGGVGGGAGGGGGVGGGAGGGGGVGGGVGGGRGGGVGGGVGGGRGGGVGGGVGGGKGGGGGVGEGAGGGKGGGGGVGGGAGGGKGGGGGVSGGAGGGKGGGGGVGGGVGGGIGGGRGGGAGGGVGGGGGVGGGAGGGKGGGGGVGGGAGGGKGGGGGVGGGAGGGKGGGGGVGGGAGGGIGGGRGGGVGGGVGGGGGVGGGAGGGKGGGGGVGGGAGGGIGGGIGGGAGGGVDGGGGSGGGVGGGGGVGGGAGGGFGGGVGGGVGGVGGGGGAGGGAGGGFGGGAGGGVGGGVGGGAGGGIGGGY; this is translated from the exons ATGCCTGCTTGCACCACTATAAATATTCGATGCTCGTCACCGATGTTTATCAAACCAAACAGTTCACGATCCCCGCTTCCTATATATCGATCTCTCTTTAACTTATTTATTATTTGGGGAAACATGGGGAAGTATTCTAAGTATGTTGGGTTGTTTGCTGTGATGTTTGTAGTGGTGCTAGCAATAGTTGAGTGTCGTAAGATTGAGAAAGAAACATTTTCAGAAGGCCTAGGAGGTGGTTTGGGTGGTGGGGCTGGCGGAGGTGGTGGAattggaggtggaggtggtggaTTTGGAGGTGGTGCTGGGGGTGGTGGAGGAGGTGGAGTTGGTGGTGGAAGTGGAGGTGGTGTTGGTGGGGGAGGTGGCAAAGGTGGCGGCGTAGGAGGTGGATCCGGGGGTGGTGCTGGAGGTGGAAGTGGAGGTGGTGTTGGTGGTGGCAAAGGCGGCGGTGTAGGAGGTGGATCTGGGGGTGGTGTTGGAGGAGGAGCTGGCGGAGGAGGTGGTGTTGGAGGCGGAGCTGGTGGGGGAGGTGGTGTTGGAGGCGGTGTTGGTGGTGGAAGAGGGGGTGGTGTCGGAGGCGGAGTTGGTGGTGGAAGAGGAGGTGGTGTAGGCGGAGGTGTTGGCGGGGGCAAAGGTGGGGGAGGTGGTGTCGGCGAAGGTGCTGGTGGAGGCAAAGGTGGCGGAGGTGGTGTAGGCGGAG GTGCTGGCGGGGGCAAAGGTGGGGGAGGTGGTGTCAGTGGAGGTGCTGGTGGAGGCAAAGGTGGGGGAGGTGGTGTAGGTGGAGGTGTTGGTGGAGGCATTGGGGGCGGCAGAGGTGGTGGTGCTGGAGGAGGAGTTGGCGGCGGAGGTGGTGTAGGTGGAGGTGCCGGTGGAGGCAAAGGTGGGGGAGGTGGTGTAGGCGGAGGTGCTGGCGGGGGCAAAGGTGGGGGAGGTGGTGTAGGTGGAG GTGCTGGTGGAGGCAAAGGTGGAGGAGGTGGTGTAGGCGGAGGTGCTGGTGGAGGCATTGGGGGCGGCAGAGGTGGTGGTGTTGGAGGAGGAGTTGGCGGTGGAGGTGGTGTAGGTGGAGGTGCCGGTGGAGGCAAAGGTGGGGGAGGTGGTGTAGGCGGAGGTGCTGGTGGAGGCATTGGGGGAGGCATAGGTGGTGGTGCTGGAGGAGGAGTTGACGGCGGAGGTGGTTCTGGAGGAGGAGTTGGCGGTGGAGGTGGTGTAGGTGGAGGTGCTGGTGGAGGTTTTGGGGGTGGTGTAGGTGGTGGTGTTGGAGGAGTTGGCGGCGGAGGTGGTGCCGGTGGAGGTGCTGGTGGAGGCTTTGGTGGTGGTGCAGGTGGTGGTGTTGGAGGAGGAGTTGGTGGCGGTGCTGGTGGAGGAATTGGTGGTGGATATTAA
- the LOC126595843 gene encoding glycine-rich cell wall structural protein-like isoform X15 produces MPACTTINIRCSSPMFIKPNSSRSPLPIYRSLFNLFIIWGNMGKYSKYVGLFAVMFVVVLAIVECRKIEKETFSEGLGGGLGGGAGGGGGIGGGGGGFGGGAGGGGGGGVGGGSGGGVGGGGGKGGGVGGGSGGGAGGGSGGGVGGGKGGGVGGGSGGGVGGGAGGGGGVGGGAGGGGGVGGGVGGGRGGGVGGGVGGGRGGGVGGGVGGGKGGGGGVGEGAGGGKGGGGGVGGGAGGGKGGGGGVSGGAGGGKGGGGGVGGGVGGGIGGGRGGGAGGGVGGGGGVGGGAGGGKGGGGGVGGGAGGGKGGGGGVGGGAGGGIGGGRGGGVGGGVGGGGGVGGGAGGGKGGGGGVGGGAGGGIGGGIGGGAGGGVDGGGGSGGGVGGGGGVGGGAGGGFGGGVGGGVGGVGGGGGAGGGAGGGFGGGAGGGVGGGVGGGAGGGIGGGY; encoded by the exons ATGCCTGCTTGCACCACTATAAATATTCGATGCTCGTCACCGATGTTTATCAAACCAAACAGTTCACGATCCCCGCTTCCTATATATCGATCTCTCTTTAACTTATTTATTATTTGGGGAAACATGGGGAAGTATTCTAAGTATGTTGGGTTGTTTGCTGTGATGTTTGTAGTGGTGCTAGCAATAGTTGAGTGTCGTAAGATTGAGAAAGAAACATTTTCAGAAGGCCTAGGAGGTGGTTTGGGTGGTGGGGCTGGCGGAGGTGGTGGAattggaggtggaggtggtggaTTTGGAGGTGGTGCTGGGGGTGGTGGAGGAGGTGGAGTTGGTGGTGGAAGTGGAGGTGGTGTTGGTGGGGGAGGTGGCAAAGGTGGCGGCGTAGGAGGTGGATCCGGGGGTGGTGCTGGAGGTGGAAGTGGAGGTGGTGTTGGTGGTGGCAAAGGCGGCGGTGTAGGAGGTGGATCTGGGGGTGGTGTTGGAGGAGGAGCTGGCGGAGGAGGTGGTGTTGGAGGCGGAGCTGGTGGGGGAGGTGGTGTTGGAGGCGGTGTTGGTGGTGGAAGAGGGGGTGGTGTCGGAGGCGGAGTTGGTGGTGGAAGAGGAGGTGGTGTAGGCGGAGGTGTTGGCGGGGGCAAAGGTGGGGGAGGTGGTGTCGGCGAAGGTGCTGGTGGAGGCAAAGGTGGCGGAGGTGGTGTAGGCGGAG GTGCTGGCGGGGGCAAAGGTGGGGGAGGTGGTGTCAGTGGAGGTGCTGGTGGAGGCAAAGGTGGGGGAGGTGGTGTAGGTGGAGGTGTTGGTGGAGGCATTGGGGGCGGCAGAGGTGGTGGTGCTGGAGGAGGAGTTGGCGGCGGAGGTGGTGTAGGTGGAGGTGCCGGTGGAGGCAAAGGTGGGGGAGGTGGTGTAGGCGGAG GTGCTGGTGGAGGCAAAGGTGGAGGAGGTGGTGTAGGCGGAGGTGCTGGTGGAGGCATTGGGGGCGGCAGAGGTGGTGGTGTTGGAGGAGGAGTTGGCGGTGGAGGTGGTGTAGGTGGAGGTGCCGGTGGAGGCAAAGGTGGGGGAGGTGGTGTAGGCGGAGGTGCTGGTGGAGGCATTGGGGGAGGCATAGGTGGTGGTGCTGGAGGAGGAGTTGACGGCGGAGGTGGTTCTGGAGGAGGAGTTGGCGGTGGAGGTGGTGTAGGTGGAGGTGCTGGTGGAGGTTTTGGGGGTGGTGTAGGTGGTGGTGTTGGAGGAGTTGGCGGCGGAGGTGGTGCCGGTGGAGGTGCTGGTGGAGGCTTTGGTGGTGGTGCAGGTGGTGGTGTTGGAGGAGGAGTTGGTGGCGGTGCTGGTGGAGGAATTGGTGGTGGATATTAA